In Myxococcus virescens, a single window of DNA contains:
- a CDS encoding ABC transporter permease/M1 family aminopeptidase: MFTALLTFELRRRVKMISTWVYALVLAAAAALMTLAIGAVFKGFSVASGPELVRVNSPHTVFSFTISLAYFGLFMVAAVFGQAAYQDFGHNTWMLIFTKNVKKGPYLLGRFLGAYLFSAVLMLAIIPGLMVGAAGVWLVDAERLAPFQLTSYLWPYVIGVWPTLFFAGAVFFALAALTRRMAPVYVGVVVLVMGYLTLSAAMSDVQHQDLASLLDPFGFLTFENATRYWTAAERNQDHVPFAGLLLANRLLWSVVGAALLGLAVLRFRTTVEEQRGRGTRQEKEAPAPVAIPTTLAAPTTGSWLRTAFATSWLAYRDILRSPVFWSFVVAGLAMGTMGISISKQIYGTATWPVTWQVLETATRTFQPFLLITITFYAGELVWKERDAGLADIVDATRVPSWVTYGAKLGALLLVAFSLKVVALLSALLSQVLRGYFDIEWNLYATQLFLLDFPHDALLCVLAFFAQVLIHQKYLAYLVMVLYFVLQAALGLVGVEDLLVRYGSEPTLRYSDLNRFGSIIPALVWHRVYWYGLAALLVAVGYLLTVRGLEARWKQRWAAAKARRTRAWTAAAALSLCVFVGAGAFIYYNTHILNPYITRKDRERQQARYEKEYASYAALPHPRITAAKVTFHIHPEALRLEALGSYRIRNKTDAPISKVMLSLPDDARVRGLSLAGVTKPARHDAELGIFIYELPTPLAPGADSAIVFDLEFGAKGFKHGGARTDIVGNGTFFNNMNLPVLGYLKDAELEDDRDRKDYGLPPRERLPDRDDPKAKQDNYIRQDSDFITFEATVSTAKDQIAIAPGYLEKEWTEGNRRFFHYRMDKPILNFFSVLSARYEVMRDTWRDVKLEIYHHPTHTFALDRMMRGMKDTLEYCSENFGPYQHRQARILEFPRYASFAQSFPNTIPYSEALGFIARVEDGRADDVDYPYYVTAHEIAHQWWAHQVVGARAQGATMTSETMSQYAALMVMKHRFGPKKMKRFLKFELDRYLAGRAFESKKEVPLARVEQQMYIHYQKGSLVMYALQDFIGEERVNRALRRYVEKVRFQGPPYTGSSELLGFLREETPPEYQYLIEDLFENITLYDNRAVSAQVRQNDQGTWDVTLKVTSKKYRADEKGEQTEVDFNDWMDVGALDERGEAIFLEKRRVTKGESEFTFTVPVKPVQVGIDPLNVLIDRTSTDNVTEPSVASTVALGSPSTP, encoded by the coding sequence ATGTTCACCGCCCTCCTGACCTTCGAATTGCGGCGCCGGGTGAAAATGATCTCCACCTGGGTCTACGCCCTGGTGCTGGCCGCCGCCGCCGCGCTGATGACGCTGGCGATTGGCGCCGTGTTCAAGGGGTTCTCGGTGGCGTCGGGCCCGGAGCTGGTCCGCGTCAACAGCCCGCACACCGTCTTCAGCTTCACCATCAGCCTGGCCTACTTCGGCCTCTTCATGGTGGCCGCCGTCTTCGGCCAGGCCGCCTACCAGGACTTCGGCCACAACACGTGGATGCTCATCTTCACGAAGAACGTGAAGAAGGGCCCGTACCTGCTCGGCCGGTTCCTGGGCGCGTACCTCTTCAGCGCGGTGCTGATGTTGGCCATCATCCCCGGGCTGATGGTGGGCGCCGCGGGCGTGTGGCTGGTGGATGCCGAGCGGCTCGCTCCGTTCCAGCTCACGTCCTACCTCTGGCCCTACGTCATCGGCGTCTGGCCCACGCTCTTCTTCGCCGGCGCCGTCTTCTTCGCGCTGGCCGCCCTGACGCGGCGCATGGCCCCCGTGTACGTGGGCGTCGTGGTGCTGGTGATGGGGTACCTGACGCTCAGCGCCGCCATGTCCGACGTGCAGCACCAGGACCTGGCGTCCCTGCTGGACCCGTTCGGCTTCCTCACCTTCGAGAACGCGACCCGCTACTGGACGGCGGCCGAGCGCAACCAGGACCACGTCCCCTTCGCCGGGCTGCTGCTCGCCAACCGGTTGCTGTGGAGCGTCGTGGGCGCCGCGCTCCTGGGGCTGGCCGTCCTGCGCTTCCGCACCACCGTGGAGGAGCAGCGGGGACGCGGCACGCGCCAGGAGAAGGAGGCCCCCGCCCCGGTCGCCATCCCCACCACCCTGGCGGCGCCCACGACGGGCAGTTGGCTGCGCACGGCCTTCGCCACCTCCTGGCTGGCCTACCGCGACATCCTCCGCTCCCCGGTGTTCTGGTCCTTCGTCGTGGCGGGGCTGGCCATGGGCACCATGGGCATCTCCATCTCGAAGCAGATATACGGCACCGCCACCTGGCCGGTGACGTGGCAGGTGCTAGAGACGGCCACGCGAACGTTCCAGCCCTTCCTGCTCATCACCATCACCTTCTATGCGGGTGAGCTGGTGTGGAAGGAGCGCGACGCGGGGCTGGCCGACATCGTGGACGCCACGCGTGTGCCGTCCTGGGTCACCTATGGCGCGAAGCTGGGGGCGCTGCTGCTCGTGGCCTTCTCGCTGAAGGTCGTGGCGCTGCTGTCCGCGCTGCTCTCCCAGGTGCTTCGCGGCTACTTCGACATCGAGTGGAACCTCTACGCCACACAGCTCTTCCTGCTGGACTTCCCGCATGACGCGCTGTTGTGCGTGCTGGCCTTCTTCGCGCAGGTGCTCATCCATCAGAAGTACCTGGCGTACCTGGTGATGGTGCTCTACTTCGTCCTCCAGGCCGCGCTGGGCCTGGTGGGCGTGGAAGACCTGCTGGTCCGCTACGGCTCCGAGCCCACGCTCCGCTACTCCGACCTGAACCGCTTCGGCAGCATCATCCCCGCGCTCGTGTGGCACCGCGTCTACTGGTACGGGCTGGCGGCGCTGCTCGTGGCGGTGGGCTACCTGCTCACGGTCCGAGGCCTGGAGGCGCGCTGGAAGCAGCGCTGGGCGGCCGCCAAGGCTCGGCGCACGCGCGCATGGACGGCAGCCGCGGCGCTGTCGCTCTGCGTCTTCGTCGGGGCGGGCGCGTTCATCTATTACAACACCCACATCCTCAACCCGTACATCACGCGGAAGGACCGGGAGCGGCAGCAGGCCCGCTACGAAAAAGAGTACGCGTCCTACGCCGCCCTGCCCCACCCACGCATCACCGCCGCGAAGGTCACCTTCCACATCCACCCGGAAGCACTGCGCCTGGAGGCCCTGGGCAGCTACCGCATCCGCAACAAGACGGACGCGCCCATCTCCAAGGTGATGCTCAGCCTGCCGGATGACGCCCGGGTGCGCGGCCTGTCCCTGGCCGGGGTGACGAAGCCCGCGAGGCATGACGCCGAGCTCGGCATCTTCATCTACGAGCTGCCCACGCCGCTGGCGCCCGGCGCCGACTCCGCCATCGTGTTCGACCTGGAGTTCGGGGCGAAGGGCTTCAAACACGGCGGGGCGCGCACGGACATCGTGGGCAACGGCACCTTCTTCAACAACATGAACCTGCCGGTGCTGGGCTACCTAAAGGACGCGGAGCTGGAGGACGACCGGGACCGCAAGGACTACGGCCTGCCGCCTCGCGAGCGCCTGCCGGACCGCGACGATCCGAAGGCGAAGCAGGACAACTACATCCGCCAGGACTCGGACTTCATCACCTTCGAGGCCACGGTGAGCACGGCGAAGGACCAGATTGCCATTGCCCCGGGCTACCTGGAGAAGGAGTGGACCGAGGGCAACCGCCGCTTCTTCCACTACCGGATGGACAAACCCATCCTCAACTTCTTCTCCGTCCTGTCCGCGCGCTACGAGGTGATGCGCGACACATGGCGCGACGTGAAGCTGGAGATCTACCACCACCCCACGCATACCTTCGCGCTGGACCGGATGATGCGCGGCATGAAGGACACGCTGGAGTACTGCAGCGAGAACTTCGGGCCGTATCAGCACCGGCAGGCCCGCATCCTGGAGTTCCCCCGCTACGCGAGCTTCGCCCAGTCCTTTCCCAATACGATTCCGTATTCGGAGGCGCTGGGCTTCATCGCCCGCGTGGAGGACGGACGCGCCGACGACGTGGACTACCCGTACTACGTCACCGCGCACGAGATTGCCCACCAGTGGTGGGCGCACCAAGTGGTGGGTGCGCGCGCGCAGGGCGCCACGATGACGTCGGAGACGATGTCACAGTACGCCGCGCTGATGGTGATGAAGCACCGCTTCGGGCCGAAGAAGATGAAGCGCTTCCTCAAGTTCGAGCTGGACCGCTACCTCGCTGGCCGCGCGTTCGAATCGAAGAAGGAGGTGCCGCTGGCACGGGTGGAACAGCAGATGTACATCCACTACCAGAAGGGCAGCCTCGTCATGTACGCGCTGCAGGACTTCATCGGCGAGGAGCGGGTGAACCGCGCCCTGCGCCGCTACGTGGAGAAGGTCCGCTTCCAGGGCCCGCCGTACACCGGCTCCTCCGAGCTGCTGGGCTTCCTCCGGGAAGAGACGCCGCCGGAGTACCAGTACCTCATCGAGGACCTGTTCGAGAACATCACCCTCTACGACAACCGCGCCGTCTCCGCGCAGGTGCGGCAGAACGACCAGGGCACCTGGGACGTCACCCTCAAGGTGACGTCGAAGAAGTACCGCGCCGATGAGAAGGGCGAACAGACGGAGGTGGACTTCAACGACTGGATGGACGTGGGCGCGCTCGACGAGCGCGGCGAGGCCATCTTCCTGGAGAAGCGCCGGGTGACGAAGGGTGAATCGGAGTTCACCTTCACCGTTCCCGTGAAGCCCGTCCAGGTGGGCATCGACCCGCTCAACGTGCTCATCGACCGCACGTCTACCGATAACGTGACGGAGCCCTCCGTCGCGTCCACGGTAGCGCTGGGGAGCCCGTCCACGCCCTGA
- a CDS encoding DUF2378 family protein codes for MPAEVTVQSTLFESLVRLAQPDAKLQAEFLAAGFDMDKPRATYPAAVFVGCQDATVRYRYQGMDRQSAYRTLGRELVRSYFDTLVGKVVGIALKVAGPERAMKRVSLSFSSVFSPVDIQVESLGPADWRVRFRGYPFPAEAAAGTCEGALRQAGATEPQANVERYEPPDGFDLRIRWR; via the coding sequence ATGCCAGCCGAAGTCACTGTTCAATCAACGTTGTTCGAATCCCTGGTCCGCCTGGCGCAACCCGACGCGAAGCTCCAGGCCGAGTTCCTGGCCGCGGGCTTCGACATGGACAAGCCCCGCGCCACCTATCCGGCGGCCGTGTTCGTGGGTTGTCAGGATGCGACGGTGCGCTACCGCTACCAGGGCATGGACCGTCAGTCGGCCTACCGGACCCTGGGGCGGGAGCTGGTGCGCAGCTACTTCGACACCCTGGTGGGCAAGGTGGTGGGCATTGCCCTCAAGGTGGCCGGACCCGAGCGCGCCATGAAGCGCGTGTCGCTGAGCTTCAGCTCCGTCTTCTCCCCGGTGGACATCCAGGTGGAATCCCTGGGGCCGGCGGACTGGCGTGTCCGCTTCCGGGGCTACCCGTTCCCGGCGGAGGCCGCCGCGGGCACCTGTGAAGGTGCGCTGCGGCAGGCCGGCGCCACCGAGCCCCAGGCGAACGTGGAACGCTACGAGCCGCCCGACGGCTTCGACCTGCGCATTCGCTGGCGCTGA
- a CDS encoding type I polyketide synthase, producing MSAVSNIEHDPIAIIGIGCRFPGGAKSPRHLWELLTQGRCAIVEVPKERWDHRRYYDPDPDKPGKTYVRAGGFLQEAIDTFDAAFFSISPREAATLDPQQRLLAEVAWESLEDAGLPADKLAGSPTGVYVGGFMLDSMLTHMGPMNRELIGPHTAVGSTMTVLSNRLSYMFDFQGPSISLDTACSSSMVAVHLACQDLRSGTTSLALAGGVNVMFRPEIFVAMSKGKFLSADGYSKSFDTRADGYGRGEGAGIVVLKRLSDAVRDQDRVYAVIRGTGVNQDGHSESMTAPSSRAQEALIRRVCASAALDPTEIHAFEAHGTGTAVGDPAELGGLGAVSKREDGQGPWVGSLKANIGHLEAAAGVAGLIKASLCLQHRQLPPQANLRNLNPAIPFDTLGIRIPRALEALAPRKDEPLRMGVNSFGYGGTNAHCVIEQAPSAVSQARADAPPAPLLLPLSARSPEALRALARSYAEMLAAPASASLPDICFSAATRRAHHEHRLALLATEDVADLTARLESFASGNPAELGASGRTLQAADARPVFVFTGMGPQWWAMGRELYAQDALFRATLDRCDALFQRLAGWSLLEQMLADEKSSNMARTDIAQPANTFLQIGLLEMWRRAGITPAAVIGHSAGEVASAYAAGRFTLEQAMLVIYERSRIQAKAAGQGKMAAVGLSEEGARAAIRGREDRVSIAAINGPNAVTLSGDAKAIEEIAAELEARGVFQRILKVEVPYHSPAMEGLKPELRRCLAALKPSAGHLPTYSTVTGGRIEGIAYDAEYWCDNIREPTLFAKAAGQMLKDGYRLFIELGPHPVLLASIKECCAEARVEGRVLTSLRRQEPELKTFTKAVAELYVAGIPIDWSGLYPQGSRYTPLPTYPWQREKHWHESEEALTDRRGSDEHSLLGPRVSAPLPTWERGLNARFLPCLQDHRVRGSLVVPGATYVELALAVRRAMGLSEPHALEEVRFENALVVTGHDEPVVRTTYDEAAQTVTIYSRPRDNRTAWTRHATARIRRNVHTPPETRARVSELGIHAEAPLDTEALYRMLATRGLEYGPSLRGIRTLRRNEKELLAEIVLPEAEVARITADSQMLLDPVWLDPCLQAMVSWLPEDDARLYLPMGCRSIQLSAPPAAHAPLWCHARIRARTAHKLECDITLLDGEGRVSAKLTGVECAALADREESVPRPAFYDWTYTHAFEATAEELPAKSQGTWLVFADQGGIGAELTRELQRTGIQDLVLVTRGEMFVRESNHRFQVRPGNAEDVRSLVEAVGRVRIQHVAYLAGLDARPGVESNDVRALLDVVLALAPGDGASLRIVTRDAQRAAPGDGLGALSATPLIGFARVIPAEFPHLRTRSIDLPKDASASQPELIERLARELLAETQEEEVALRDTRRFVRRLSAKPLPEWEAQTKGTPAPAGVEQVFEVALDGAERRPRRATRKQPARGEVEIKVTHVTLTRAAAVQGRRASDTHWPLEVGGVVVAVGEATPGFTSGQVVQALVAQEAPVVGTHVVLCLDRDFVSVGTSQGRLLPFLGAEYALHVHGHLQTSERLLVIGDAGGVGTAVVELGCAAGARTAIILDGDTRQVPEGVRVFDRRSPSLSEDILEWTDGAGVDLLVNASCDAEPTLTSVLGSFGRFVDAGPLAPAEGLFATAWPRGAACARVDVAAMLRQRPHEVAARLQSVLGRFQTLPALPSESWPITRAEEAPAWLAEHSRDQGLARLTLTFADGEPLALAPAADEPLFDANATYLVTGGFGGFGLALARWMVAEGARNLVLTGRKGASTPEARQLVQDLEAAGARVTAAAADVSSMDDMRALFARIDATHPPLKGVLHTAAVLDDAPMPDLNLERIQRVMSPKAGGAWILHELTQDRPLDLFVLFSSVAALIGNPRQGNYVAANSFLDALAEHRAARGLAAISIHWGVLGEFGMAQDEAVRTYLESLGLNPMAPATVLTALKRVLRLRTPQLGLFDVQWSKLGRAAPHLGKSARTSHLLGSAQAGAQNEADQLRGHLSGLAPESRQPELEKFLVERLATILQIPMERVEPQKPLSLLGVDSLLSMQVQRTIREALGIEIPALELLRAGSLVEVATNLSSKFDGPAAAAAAPAPEPVTEEAEIEQQVNSMSEGELDTILQAMLAAQTAQERETA from the coding sequence ATGAGCGCAGTGTCCAATATTGAGCATGACCCCATCGCAATCATTGGCATCGGCTGCCGCTTTCCAGGGGGCGCGAAGTCACCACGCCACCTCTGGGAGCTGCTCACCCAGGGCCGCTGCGCCATCGTAGAAGTCCCGAAGGAGCGATGGGACCACCGCCGGTACTACGACCCGGACCCAGACAAGCCAGGCAAGACGTACGTGCGGGCGGGAGGCTTCCTGCAGGAGGCCATCGACACGTTCGACGCGGCCTTCTTCTCCATTTCGCCCCGGGAGGCGGCGACGCTCGATCCGCAGCAGCGCCTGCTCGCGGAGGTCGCGTGGGAGAGCCTGGAGGACGCGGGCCTTCCGGCGGACAAGCTCGCGGGCAGCCCCACGGGGGTCTACGTCGGCGGTTTCATGCTCGACAGCATGCTCACGCACATGGGGCCGATGAACCGCGAGCTCATCGGACCGCACACGGCGGTGGGCTCCACGATGACGGTGCTCTCCAACCGCCTGTCGTACATGTTCGACTTCCAGGGGCCGAGCATCTCCCTGGACACGGCGTGCTCCTCGTCGATGGTCGCCGTCCACCTGGCGTGCCAGGACCTGCGCAGCGGCACCACCTCCCTGGCGCTGGCGGGTGGCGTCAACGTCATGTTCCGGCCCGAGATCTTCGTGGCCATGAGCAAGGGCAAGTTCCTGTCGGCGGACGGGTACTCCAAGAGCTTTGATACCCGCGCGGACGGCTACGGCCGTGGCGAGGGCGCCGGCATCGTGGTGCTCAAGCGGCTCTCCGACGCGGTCCGAGACCAGGACCGCGTCTACGCCGTCATTCGAGGAACGGGCGTCAACCAGGACGGCCACAGCGAGTCCATGACGGCGCCGAGCTCTCGCGCGCAGGAAGCGCTGATTCGCCGCGTCTGCGCCAGCGCCGCGTTGGACCCCACCGAAATCCATGCCTTCGAGGCCCATGGCACGGGCACCGCCGTGGGAGACCCGGCGGAGCTGGGAGGCCTGGGCGCCGTCTCCAAGCGCGAGGACGGCCAGGGACCGTGGGTCGGCTCGCTCAAGGCCAACATCGGGCACCTGGAGGCCGCGGCCGGGGTGGCCGGCCTCATCAAGGCGAGCCTGTGCCTGCAGCACCGGCAGTTGCCCCCGCAGGCCAACCTGCGCAACCTCAACCCCGCCATCCCCTTCGACACGCTGGGCATCCGCATCCCGCGCGCGCTCGAAGCGCTCGCGCCCCGGAAGGACGAGCCGCTGCGGATGGGCGTCAACTCCTTTGGCTATGGCGGCACCAACGCCCACTGCGTCATCGAGCAGGCCCCGTCCGCCGTATCGCAGGCCCGCGCCGACGCGCCCCCGGCGCCGCTGCTCCTCCCCCTCTCCGCCCGCAGCCCCGAGGCGCTGCGCGCCCTGGCTCGGTCCTACGCGGAGATGCTCGCCGCGCCGGCGTCGGCCTCGCTGCCGGACATCTGCTTCTCCGCGGCCACGCGACGCGCCCACCATGAGCACCGGCTGGCGCTGCTGGCGACGGAGGACGTGGCCGACCTGACGGCGCGGCTGGAGTCCTTCGCGTCGGGCAACCCCGCCGAGCTGGGCGCTTCTGGCCGGACGCTCCAGGCCGCGGATGCCCGGCCCGTCTTCGTGTTCACCGGCATGGGGCCCCAGTGGTGGGCCATGGGCCGGGAGCTCTACGCGCAGGACGCGCTGTTCCGCGCCACCCTGGACCGCTGCGACGCCCTCTTCCAGCGGCTGGCGGGCTGGTCGCTGCTGGAGCAGATGCTCGCGGATGAGAAGTCCTCCAACATGGCGCGGACGGACATCGCGCAGCCCGCGAACACGTTCCTCCAGATTGGCTTGCTGGAGATGTGGCGGCGCGCGGGCATCACGCCCGCGGCGGTGATTGGCCACAGCGCGGGCGAGGTCGCGTCGGCCTATGCCGCCGGCCGCTTCACGCTGGAGCAGGCCATGCTCGTCATCTACGAGCGCAGCCGCATCCAGGCCAAGGCCGCGGGCCAGGGAAAGATGGCCGCCGTGGGCCTCTCCGAGGAAGGCGCGCGCGCCGCCATCCGGGGGCGTGAGGACCGGGTCTCCATCGCCGCCATCAACGGCCCCAACGCGGTGACGCTGTCGGGTGACGCGAAGGCCATCGAGGAGATCGCCGCGGAGCTGGAGGCGCGCGGCGTGTTCCAGCGCATCCTCAAGGTCGAGGTGCCGTACCACAGCCCCGCCATGGAGGGCCTGAAGCCAGAGCTGCGCCGCTGCCTGGCCGCGCTGAAGCCTTCCGCCGGGCACCTGCCCACCTACTCCACCGTCACGGGCGGGCGCATCGAAGGCATTGCCTACGACGCGGAATACTGGTGCGACAACATCCGCGAGCCCACGCTCTTCGCGAAGGCCGCCGGGCAGATGCTGAAGGACGGCTACCGGCTCTTCATCGAGCTGGGGCCCCACCCCGTGCTGCTGGCGTCCATCAAGGAGTGCTGCGCGGAGGCCCGCGTCGAGGGCCGCGTCCTCACCTCCCTCCGGCGGCAGGAGCCCGAGCTCAAGACGTTCACCAAGGCCGTGGCCGAGCTCTACGTCGCGGGCATTCCCATCGACTGGAGCGGCCTCTATCCGCAGGGCTCGCGCTACACCCCGCTCCCCACCTACCCCTGGCAGCGAGAGAAGCACTGGCACGAATCGGAGGAGGCCCTCACGGACCGTCGGGGTTCGGACGAGCATTCGCTGCTCGGCCCCCGCGTCTCCGCGCCGTTGCCCACCTGGGAGCGCGGGCTCAACGCGCGCTTCCTGCCGTGCCTCCAGGACCACCGCGTCCGGGGCTCGCTCGTCGTCCCTGGCGCCACCTACGTCGAGCTGGCGCTCGCCGTTCGCCGCGCCATGGGCCTCTCCGAACCGCATGCACTGGAAGAGGTGCGGTTCGAGAACGCGCTCGTCGTCACCGGCCATGACGAGCCCGTCGTCCGGACCACGTACGACGAGGCGGCGCAGACGGTGACCATCTACAGCCGGCCGCGCGACAACCGCACGGCGTGGACCCGTCACGCCACCGCGCGCATCCGCCGGAACGTCCACACGCCACCGGAGACACGGGCCCGGGTGAGCGAGCTCGGCATCCACGCCGAGGCGCCGCTCGACACCGAGGCGCTGTACCGGATGCTGGCGACGCGCGGGCTCGAGTATGGCCCCAGCCTGCGCGGCATCCGCACGCTGCGCCGCAACGAGAAGGAACTGCTGGCCGAGATTGTCCTTCCCGAAGCGGAAGTGGCGCGCATCACCGCGGATTCGCAGATGCTGCTCGACCCCGTGTGGTTGGACCCGTGCCTCCAAGCCATGGTGTCCTGGCTTCCCGAGGACGACGCGCGGCTCTACCTGCCCATGGGCTGCCGGAGCATCCAGCTCTCCGCCCCTCCCGCGGCCCACGCGCCGCTGTGGTGCCATGCCCGGATTCGCGCGCGCACGGCCCACAAGCTCGAATGCGACATCACGCTGCTGGACGGCGAGGGACGGGTGTCCGCGAAGCTGACGGGCGTCGAGTGCGCCGCGCTCGCGGACCGTGAGGAGTCCGTGCCCAGGCCCGCGTTCTACGACTGGACGTACACGCACGCCTTCGAGGCCACCGCCGAGGAGCTGCCCGCGAAGAGCCAGGGCACGTGGCTCGTCTTCGCCGACCAGGGCGGAATCGGCGCCGAGCTCACGCGTGAACTCCAGCGGACCGGCATCCAGGACCTGGTCCTGGTGACGCGGGGCGAGATGTTCGTCCGCGAGTCCAACCACCGCTTCCAGGTTCGTCCCGGAAACGCGGAGGACGTCCGTTCCCTCGTGGAGGCCGTGGGCCGTGTCCGCATCCAGCACGTTGCCTACCTCGCCGGCCTGGACGCGCGTCCGGGAGTCGAGTCGAACGACGTGCGGGCGCTGCTCGACGTGGTGCTGGCCCTGGCGCCGGGCGATGGCGCGTCGCTACGCATCGTCACCCGCGACGCACAGCGCGCGGCCCCGGGCGACGGCCTGGGCGCGCTGTCCGCCACGCCGCTGATTGGCTTCGCGCGCGTCATCCCCGCGGAGTTCCCACACCTGCGGACCCGCTCCATCGACCTGCCGAAGGACGCCTCGGCGTCGCAGCCGGAGCTGATCGAGCGCCTTGCGCGTGAGCTGCTGGCGGAGACGCAGGAGGAGGAGGTCGCGCTGCGTGACACCCGCCGCTTCGTCCGCCGCCTCAGCGCGAAGCCCCTTCCGGAGTGGGAGGCCCAGACGAAGGGCACGCCCGCGCCGGCCGGTGTGGAGCAGGTGTTCGAAGTCGCCCTCGACGGCGCCGAGCGCCGACCGCGTCGCGCCACGCGCAAGCAGCCCGCGCGCGGAGAGGTCGAAATCAAGGTCACCCACGTGACACTGACCCGCGCCGCGGCCGTGCAAGGCCGGCGTGCGTCCGACACGCACTGGCCGCTGGAGGTGGGCGGCGTGGTCGTCGCGGTGGGCGAGGCCACCCCGGGCTTCACGTCCGGCCAGGTGGTGCAGGCGCTGGTCGCGCAAGAAGCGCCCGTGGTGGGCACGCACGTGGTGCTGTGCCTGGACCGGGACTTCGTCAGCGTCGGCACGTCCCAGGGAAGGCTGCTGCCCTTCCTCGGCGCGGAGTACGCGCTCCATGTACATGGCCACCTCCAGACCTCCGAACGGCTCCTCGTCATCGGGGACGCCGGTGGCGTGGGGACCGCCGTGGTCGAGCTCGGCTGCGCCGCGGGAGCCCGGACGGCCATCATCCTGGACGGCGACACGCGGCAGGTGCCAGAGGGCGTTCGCGTCTTCGACCGGCGCTCGCCTTCCCTCTCGGAAGACATCCTGGAGTGGACGGACGGCGCGGGCGTGGACCTGCTGGTGAACGCGTCCTGCGACGCGGAGCCCACCCTCACCAGTGTGCTCGGGTCCTTCGGCCGCTTCGTCGATGCGGGCCCGCTCGCTCCGGCGGAGGGTCTGTTCGCCACCGCCTGGCCCCGTGGCGCGGCCTGCGCGCGCGTGGACGTCGCGGCCATGCTGCGCCAGCGTCCCCACGAGGTCGCCGCGCGGCTCCAGTCCGTCCTCGGCCGGTTCCAGACCCTGCCGGCGCTGCCGTCCGAGTCCTGGCCCATCACTCGCGCCGAGGAGGCACCGGCGTGGCTGGCGGAGCATTCGCGGGACCAGGGGCTGGCCCGGCTCACGCTGACGTTCGCCGATGGTGAGCCGCTAGCGCTCGCGCCGGCGGCGGACGAGCCGCTCTTCGATGCGAACGCCACGTACCTCGTCACCGGCGGCTTTGGCGGGTTCGGCCTCGCGCTCGCCCGTTGGATGGTCGCGGAGGGTGCGCGGAACCTCGTGCTCACCGGTCGCAAGGGCGCCTCCACGCCGGAAGCCAGACAGTTGGTCCAGGACCTGGAGGCGGCCGGCGCTCGCGTCACCGCGGCCGCCGCGGACGTCAGCAGCATGGACGACATGCGGGCGCTGTTCGCGCGCATCGACGCCACGCACCCGCCGCTCAAGGGCGTGCTGCACACGGCGGCCGTGCTGGACGACGCGCCGATGCCCGACCTGAACCTCGAGCGCATCCAGCGCGTCATGTCTCCCAAGGCGGGCGGCGCGTGGATTCTTCACGAGCTGACGCAGGACCGGCCGCTGGACCTCTTCGTCCTGTTCTCGTCCGTCGCCGCGCTGATTGGCAACCCGCGTCAGGGCAACTACGTCGCGGCGAACAGCTTCCTCGACGCGCTCGCGGAGCACCGAGCCGCACGAGGGCTGGCGGCCATCAGCATCCACTGGGGCGTGCTGGGTGAGTTCGGCATGGCCCAGGACGAAGCGGTGCGAACCTACCTCGAATCGCTCGGCCTCAACCCGATGGCGCCCGCCACCGTGTTGACCGCGCTCAAGCGGGTGCTGCGCCTGCGCACGCCGCAGTTGGGCCTCTTCGACGTGCAGTGGTCCAAGCTGGGCCGCGCCGCCCCGCACCTGGGCAAGTCCGCCAGGACGTCACACCTGCTGGGCAGTGCCCAGGCTGGCGCACAGAACGAGGCGGACCAGCTGCGCGGACATCTGTCGGGGCTGGCCCCCGAGTCCCGGCAGCCGGAGCTGGAGAAGTTCCTCGTCGAACGGCTCGCCACCATTCTCCAGATTCCCATGGAGCGGGTGGAACCGCAGAAGCCCCTGTCCCTGCTGGGCGTGGACTCGCTGCTGTCGATGCAGGTCCAGCGGACCATCCGCGAGGCGCTCGGCATCGAGATTCCCGCGCTGGAGCTGCTGCGCGCCGGGAGCCTGGTGGAGGTCGCCACCAACCTGTCATCGAAGTTCGACGGGCCCGCTGCCGCCGCCGCTGCGCCCGCGCCGGAACCGGTGACGGAGGAAGCCGAAATCGAGCAGCAGGTGAACAGCATGTCGGAGGGTGAGCTGGACACGATCCTCCAGGCCATGCTCGCCGCGCAGACGGCGCAGGAGAGGGAGACGGCATGA